The proteins below are encoded in one region of Sphingobacterium sp. R2:
- a CDS encoding DUF423 domain-containing protein: MQNVVIITAALFGGLAIILGAFGAHAFKKILSAEKLESFEVGVRYQMYAALTLLILGFNFHFELQSERVAFYLITLGTLLFSVSIYFLSFAEYWKKNLKFLGPITPLGGLFMIAGWVAIIIRFL, encoded by the coding sequence TATTTGGCGGCCTCGCTATTATCCTAGGTGCATTTGGAGCCCATGCATTCAAAAAAATCCTATCTGCTGAAAAACTGGAATCCTTTGAGGTCGGCGTTCGATATCAAATGTATGCTGCGCTAACCCTATTGATTCTAGGATTCAATTTCCACTTTGAGCTTCAGTCTGAACGAGTAGCATTTTATCTGATCACACTAGGAACTCTTTTATTCTCTGTAAGTATTTATTTTCTATCGTTTGCTGAATACTGGAAAAAGAATCTAAAGTTTCTTGGCCCAATTACGCCGCTCGGCGGATTATTTATGATCGCAGGATGGGTTGCTATTATCATTCGCTTTTTGTAG
- a CDS encoding voltage-gated chloride channel family protein, which yields MAHSNESNLHFLLKWIISCSAIGFIVGSICAFFLFSLNCVTQYREANHWIIYGLPLAGFAIAVSYKYWGNTSSKGNNLLIEEYLHPQRRIPLIMAPLVLFGTLLTHLFGGSAGREGTAVQIGGAVSDQLNRWFDFDKTERRILISIGITAGFAAVFGTPLAGTIFGLEVLLIGKKRYFGILPCLFTAYLANFSCQLWNIPHTHYPIHDVIPILTLTNIGFSLIAGILFGITAWLFTFTSDFFSVQFKRIKATLLRPVIGGIVLVLIVTISHSSKYIGLGIPMIQNAFVDQSNYYDFFIKLLLTTFTLSAGFKGGEVTPLFFIGATLGSALSTIIPLPISLLAAMGFVAVFSGATNTPLACIVMGYELFGSQTILFIAIACIAAFTFSGKKGIYIAQKGGLKGRLYQRLNL from the coding sequence ATGGCACATTCAAATGAAAGCAATCTTCATTTTCTTCTTAAATGGATTATCTCTTGTAGTGCGATAGGTTTCATCGTAGGATCTATTTGTGCATTTTTTCTCTTTTCCCTCAATTGTGTAACGCAGTACCGAGAAGCTAATCACTGGATAATTTATGGACTTCCATTAGCGGGATTTGCCATTGCAGTGTCCTATAAGTATTGGGGCAATACATCAAGCAAAGGAAATAACCTGCTGATTGAAGAATACCTTCATCCCCAACGCCGCATTCCGCTTATCATGGCGCCTCTTGTCCTATTCGGAACTTTACTTACACATCTGTTTGGGGGTTCTGCAGGTCGTGAAGGAACTGCTGTACAGATAGGTGGAGCAGTTTCCGATCAGCTTAATCGCTGGTTTGACTTCGATAAAACTGAACGTCGCATCTTAATTTCGATCGGCATCACTGCAGGATTTGCCGCTGTGTTTGGTACCCCGCTCGCCGGAACGATATTCGGTCTGGAAGTCCTACTCATTGGGAAAAAAAGATATTTCGGTATCCTTCCCTGTTTATTTACCGCCTATCTTGCGAACTTCAGTTGTCAATTATGGAATATTCCGCATACCCATTATCCAATTCATGATGTTATTCCTATATTAACTTTGACCAATATTGGATTTAGTCTCATCGCAGGCATTCTCTTCGGTATCACCGCATGGCTTTTTACATTTACCAGCGACTTCTTTAGCGTGCAATTTAAACGAATTAAAGCAACGCTACTAAGGCCTGTGATCGGCGGTATTGTTTTGGTACTCATTGTTACCATATCTCACAGCAGCAAATATATTGGACTTGGCATCCCGATGATTCAGAATGCATTCGTTGATCAGTCGAACTATTATGACTTTTTCATCAAGTTACTATTGACGACTTTCACCCTTTCGGCTGGGTTTAAAGGCGGAGAAGTCACCCCGCTATTTTTTATCGGGGCAACTTTAGGTAGTGCATTAAGCACCATTATTCCACTTCCCATCAGCCTTCTGGCTGCAATGGGCTTTGTAGCCGTATTTTCAGGCGCTACAAATACCCCGCTCGCCTGTATTGTCATGGGCTATGAATTATTTGGGAGCCAAACTATTTTATTTATAGCAATAGCATGTATAGCCGCGTTTACCTTTTCAGGGAAAAAAGGAATTTATATTGCGCAAAAAGGAGGTTTAAAGGGAAGACTCTACCAAAGACTAAATTTATAA
- the mgtE gene encoding magnesium transporter: MEQNSALHPADIAEEISRLNKGEQHQQFMNYPLEDRLEIFCFFELDVQYTLIKSMTEHELSELLNNLKPDTRNDLLSELPDDLIKYLINLLNEREKQMALELIGYKEDSIARLMTPMYVQVRPYYTVDDVFRHIKVFGRKAETLNFIYVVDEKNVLIDDLKIGQLLLSDASTKISDLIDYNFAAIKASTPMEEAFEIFQKYDRSALPIVTEAGVLVGIVTFDDVLDRIEDRDTEDIQRFGGMEELDLAYTRTPLLQLIQKRAGWLIILFFSEMLTASAMGFFEGELEKAVVLALFVPLIISSGGNSGSQAASLIIRAMALGELKLKDWWYVMKREVSSGLILGGILGTIGFLRILAWHFLGLYDYGPYWIAIGFTVAVSLLFIVLWGTLSGSFIPFILRRFGLDPATASAPFVATLVDVSGLIIYFTVAAFFLQGKLL, from the coding sequence ATGGAACAAAATTCAGCATTACACCCAGCCGATATCGCAGAAGAAATCTCGCGTCTAAATAAAGGGGAACAACATCAGCAATTTATGAACTATCCTTTGGAGGATAGATTAGAAATCTTTTGTTTTTTTGAATTGGATGTTCAGTACACGTTGATCAAATCAATGACAGAACATGAACTTTCTGAATTGCTGAATAATCTGAAGCCGGATACCCGAAATGATCTGTTGTCGGAACTTCCAGATGATCTAATTAAATACCTGATCAATCTTTTGAATGAGCGGGAGAAGCAGATGGCTTTGGAACTGATCGGTTACAAGGAGGATAGTATTGCCCGCCTGATGACGCCAATGTATGTGCAGGTTCGTCCTTATTATACTGTTGACGACGTCTTTCGGCATATCAAGGTGTTCGGGAGAAAGGCTGAGACGCTCAACTTCATCTATGTAGTTGATGAGAAAAATGTCTTGATCGACGATTTGAAAATTGGTCAATTACTGCTATCGGATGCGTCAACAAAGATTTCTGATCTGATTGACTATAATTTTGCTGCGATTAAAGCATCAACACCTATGGAAGAAGCTTTTGAAATTTTTCAAAAATATGATCGAAGTGCCCTGCCTATCGTTACTGAAGCTGGGGTATTAGTCGGAATTGTCACATTTGACGACGTGTTAGACCGAATCGAAGATCGGGATACGGAAGATATACAGCGATTTGGGGGTATGGAAGAATTGGACCTGGCGTATACGAGAACGCCCTTGCTTCAATTGATTCAAAAAAGGGCAGGCTGGTTGATCATCTTGTTTTTCAGTGAGATGCTTACAGCGTCGGCAATGGGATTTTTTGAAGGAGAATTGGAAAAGGCCGTTGTATTGGCTCTATTTGTTCCTTTGATTATATCCAGTGGTGGTAATTCAGGGTCACAGGCAGCATCTTTGATTATCCGTGCGATGGCTCTTGGTGAATTGAAGCTTAAGGATTGGTGGTATGTGATGAAGCGTGAAGTTTCTTCGGGTTTAATTCTAGGAGGAATATTGGGTACGATTGGTTTTCTACGTATACTGGCTTGGCATTTTCTTGGCCTATATGATTATGGTCCTTACTGGATTGCAATTGGTTTTACGGTAGCAGTTTCACTATTGTTTATCGTGCTATGGGGAACGCTATCAGGTTCGTTTATTCCATTTATTTTACGTCGATTCGGTTTGGACCCTGCTACAGCGTCGGCACCATTTGTTGCTACGCTGGTGGACGTATCGGGATTAATCATCTATTTCACTGTCGCTGCTTTCTTTTTGCAGGGAAAGTTACTATAG
- the pepE gene encoding dipeptidase PepE, translating to MKVNPAYKLLVVSTSTIHGSDFLAYIKHDFVEFIQSDELLFIPFARPSGISFDAYTAKVQDALKDKGVTVRGIHEFPNMKKAIQDAKAIFIGGGNTFLLLKTLYELDLVEQLRVQVAKGIPYVGTSAGSNLTGLTIGTTNDMPIVYPPSFDALGFLPFNINPHYLDPDPKSTHRGETRETRIKEFHQLNMQPVIGLREGSWLYVNDGKIHLQGNLAALLFRPGLEPIELPPGLINF from the coding sequence ATGAAGGTTAATCCAGCGTACAAGTTATTGGTCGTAAGTACAAGCACGATTCATGGTAGTGATTTTTTAGCTTATATTAAGCACGATTTTGTAGAATTTATTCAGTCCGATGAATTATTATTTATTCCATTTGCGAGACCTTCTGGAATTTCGTTTGATGCCTATACCGCTAAAGTGCAAGATGCGTTGAAAGATAAGGGGGTAACGGTTAGGGGGATACATGAGTTTCCTAATATGAAGAAGGCTATTCAGGATGCCAAGGCTATTTTTATTGGCGGTGGGAATACATTTTTACTGTTAAAAACCTTATATGAACTGGATTTGGTCGAGCAATTGCGTGTACAAGTAGCAAAGGGAATTCCATACGTCGGCACATCAGCCGGTTCCAATTTAACAGGGCTGACTATTGGAACTACAAATGACATGCCTATTGTTTATCCGCCTAGCTTTGATGCGCTTGGTTTTTTACCATTTAATATCAATCCACATTACTTGGATCCAGATCCAAAGTCCACACATAGAGGGGAAACGAGAGAAACGCGGATTAAGGAATTTCATCAGTTGAATATGCAGCCCGTCATTGGTTTACGTGAAGGTAGCTGGTTGTATGTAAATGATGGAAAAATACATCTACAAGGTAATTTGGCTGCGCTGCTTTTTAGACCGGGCCTAGAGCCAATAGAACTACCGCCTGGATTAATTAATTTTTAA
- a CDS encoding Arc family DNA binding domain-containing protein: MADKKNFMLRLDDQMYKALEKWAADEFRSVNGQIEYLLYKALQENKRVGTEKRLPIRNNIE; encoded by the coding sequence ATGGCGGATAAGAAAAACTTTATGCTACGCTTAGACGACCAGATGTACAAAGCATTGGAAAAATGGGCTGCAGATGAGTTTAGAAGTGTTAATGGGCAGATCGAATATCTTTTATATAAAGCGCTGCAAGAAAATAAAAGGGTGGGTACAGAAAAAAGACTGCCGATAAGAAATAACATAGAGTAA
- a CDS encoding SPFH domain-containing protein has product MEKLIKPMSGYLALLIAVFSFVAAIFSFANVDESSLYVVLGVALMIATFFILKGLMIINPNHSRVLNFFGKYVGTVKENGLFFVNPLYSTIKISLRSDNLQGQTLKVNDKMGNPIEIGAVIVWQVGDTYKAAYDVSNYTSYVRTQSEAAVRHLAGSFPYDNLEDEGAEITLREGGDTVNHILEQELSDRLAPAGVIIKEARISHLAYASEIAGAMLQRQQAAAIVAARAKIVDGAVGMVEMALHKLSEKDIVELDNEKKAAMVSNLMVVLCGEKAATPIVNTGTLYQ; this is encoded by the coding sequence ATGGAAAAACTAATTAAACCCATGTCAGGCTATTTAGCTTTATTGATAGCGGTATTTTCATTTGTAGCAGCGATATTCTCATTTGCCAACGTCGACGAAAGTTCACTGTATGTCGTATTGGGAGTAGCGTTGATGATTGCTACTTTTTTTATCCTTAAAGGACTGATGATTATTAATCCCAATCATTCCCGTGTACTCAATTTCTTCGGAAAATATGTAGGTACGGTTAAAGAAAACGGTCTGTTTTTTGTAAATCCCTTATATTCGACCATTAAAATAAGTCTTCGGTCGGATAACTTACAGGGACAGACACTGAAAGTAAATGACAAGATGGGAAATCCAATCGAGATTGGAGCAGTGATTGTATGGCAGGTAGGAGACACCTATAAAGCTGCTTATGATGTCAGTAATTATACCTCTTATGTACGCACGCAAAGTGAAGCTGCAGTGAGGCATTTGGCCGGAAGCTTTCCGTATGATAACTTGGAAGATGAAGGAGCGGAGATCACTTTACGTGAAGGTGGGGATACAGTCAATCATATTCTTGAACAAGAATTGTCTGATCGGTTGGCTCCAGCCGGGGTTATTATTAAAGAGGCGAGAATCAGTCATTTGGCTTATGCTTCCGAAATAGCAGGCGCTATGCTCCAAAGGCAACAAGCGGCAGCAATTGTGGCCGCTAGGGCAAAGATCGTAGACGGTGCTGTCGGAATGGTGGAAATGGCCCTACATAAGTTATCTGAAAAAGATATTGTAGAGCTCGATAACGAGAAAAAAGCGGCGATGGTCAGCAATTTAATGGTCGTACTCTGTGGAGAAAAAGCAGCGACACCAATTGTAAATACAGGTACTTTGTACCAATAA
- a CDS encoding DNA-deoxyinosine glycosylase, which yields MLKKSFLPIVNCTTQTLILGSLPGDKSLAENEYYAHPQNRFWKVIEYLFNARQRISYTERINILLRNHIGLWDVCAEASRPGSMDLAIQDERPNPIAELLETHPKITQIIFNGQKAYSLYLKHFNKREDIIYRCLPSTSPANARCNLENLIAHWRIIISD from the coding sequence ATGCTTAAAAAATCTTTTCTACCCATCGTAAATTGCACAACCCAAACGCTCATACTTGGCTCGTTACCAGGAGATAAATCATTAGCAGAAAATGAATATTATGCACATCCCCAAAATCGATTTTGGAAAGTCATTGAATATCTGTTTAATGCACGTCAGCGGATAAGTTATACAGAGCGGATAAATATCTTACTCAGAAACCATATTGGTCTTTGGGATGTTTGTGCTGAAGCCTCTCGCCCTGGAAGCATGGATTTAGCCATACAAGATGAACGCCCCAATCCGATTGCTGAGCTGCTAGAGACCCACCCTAAAATTACACAAATTATTTTCAACGGGCAAAAAGCATACAGTTTATACTTAAAGCATTTCAACAAAAGAGAAGACATTATTTACCGATGCTTACCCAGCACAAGTCCAGCGAACGCAAGATGCAATCTCGAAAATTTGATTGCACATTGGCGGATAATAATAAGTGATTAA
- a CDS encoding AIR synthase related protein, giving the protein MSDLKYNQRGVSAGKEDVHNAIKNIDKGLFPKAFCKIIPDILGGDPDWCNIMHADGAGTKSSLAYVYWKETGDISVWKGIAQDAIIMNIDDLLCVGAIDNILLSSTIGRNKNLIPGDVIAEIINGTEEILAELRGLGIGIYSTGGETADVGDLVRTIIVDSTVTCRMKREDVISNHRIKGGNVIVGLASNGQATYEQAYNGGMGSNGLTSARHDVFNKKVAEKYPEAYDPAVPYNLVFAGSQDLTNEIEVETGEKITAGKLVLSATRTYAPVIKQILDKYRSQIDGMVHCSGGAQTKVLHFVDNVHVIKDNLFPIPPLFALIQKESYTDWKEMYKVFNMGHRMELYVPESIASDIIAISESFGIPAQIIGRVEESASKKVTITSPYGEFIYE; this is encoded by the coding sequence ATGTCAGATTTAAAATACAATCAACGCGGCGTATCCGCAGGGAAAGAGGATGTGCACAATGCGATAAAAAATATAGATAAGGGTCTGTTTCCCAAAGCATTTTGCAAAATAATTCCAGATATTTTGGGGGGAGACCCAGACTGGTGTAATATTATGCATGCGGATGGTGCTGGTACCAAATCTTCATTGGCTTATGTATACTGGAAGGAAACTGGTGATATTTCAGTTTGGAAAGGTATCGCACAAGACGCGATTATCATGAATATTGATGACTTACTTTGTGTGGGTGCCATCGATAACATTCTTTTATCGTCCACGATTGGCAGAAATAAAAACCTCATTCCTGGAGATGTGATTGCTGAAATCATTAATGGTACAGAAGAGATTTTGGCGGAACTTCGAGGTTTGGGAATAGGCATCTATTCTACTGGTGGCGAAACGGCTGATGTTGGCGACCTTGTTCGCACCATCATTGTTGATAGTACAGTAACCTGTCGGATGAAACGTGAAGATGTTATTTCAAATCATCGCATCAAAGGCGGTAACGTTATTGTAGGCTTAGCATCGAATGGACAAGCAACCTATGAACAGGCATACAATGGCGGAATGGGTTCCAATGGACTAACTTCTGCACGTCATGATGTATTTAACAAAAAAGTAGCTGAAAAATATCCGGAAGCTTATGACCCGGCTGTTCCTTACAATTTAGTTTTTGCCGGAAGTCAAGATCTTACAAATGAAATTGAAGTTGAAACGGGAGAAAAAATAACCGCAGGTAAGCTAGTCCTTTCCGCTACACGTACTTATGCGCCTGTTATCAAACAGATACTAGACAAGTACCGTTCGCAAATTGATGGAATGGTACATTGCTCAGGTGGAGCGCAAACAAAAGTCTTGCACTTCGTCGATAATGTGCATGTCATCAAAGATAATCTTTTCCCGATTCCACCTCTTTTTGCATTAATACAGAAAGAATCCTATACAGACTGGAAAGAAATGTACAAAGTATTCAATATGGGACACCGTATGGAATTATATGTACCTGAATCGATTGCATCGGATATCATCGCCATTTCAGAGTCATTCGGGATTCCGGCTCAAATCATAGGCCGTGTAGAGGAATCTGCATCCAAAAAAGTAACTATAACCTCTCCTTACGGAGAATTTATCTACGAATAA
- a CDS encoding ATP-dependent zinc protease — protein sequence MKEKLLVGWKETLDLPELGIYGIEAKVDTGAASSVLHCNSYKIINEDGQDWIFCELIIDFETKETKTLKLKLYRTKLVKSSFGQEEKRYYIRTTATLYNQVFSIKISFRNRSQMTYPMLLGKNFLNKRFLVDVSKENLSVKALAK from the coding sequence ATGAAAGAAAAACTTCTTGTGGGTTGGAAAGAGACCCTTGATTTACCTGAATTGGGAATATATGGTATAGAAGCAAAAGTCGATACCGGTGCGGCCTCGTCGGTACTACACTGCAATTCATACAAGATCATTAATGAGGATGGTCAAGACTGGATCTTCTGCGAACTGATCATAGATTTTGAGACAAAAGAGACAAAAACACTAAAGTTAAAACTCTATCGAACAAAACTCGTAAAAAGTTCTTTTGGCCAAGAAGAAAAGCGTTACTATATCCGTACAACAGCAACATTATATAACCAGGTATTTAGCATTAAAATCTCCTTTAGAAATAGATCACAAATGACCTACCCCATGCTTTTGGGTAAAAACTTCTTAAACAAAAGGTTTTTGGTCGATGTTTCCAAAGAAAATCTCTCCGTGAAGGCCTTGGCAAAATAA
- the rimK gene encoding 30S ribosomal protein S6--L-glutamate ligase, with protein MKIAVLSTVKSLYSTRRLVEAAQQRGHECVVIDHSKCYVGIQQGKPSIHYKGQDLSDIDAIIPRIGASVTFYGSAIVRQFEVMDVISANPSQAITRSRDKLRCLQILSGAGIGLPITGFARTASDVDDLINMVGGAPLVIKLLEGTQGIGVVLAETKKAASSVIEAFYGLGNNILIQEFIKESKGSDIRAFVVDGKVVGAMKRTAKEGEFRSNIHRGGTAQIIRLNKAERETAIAAAAQLGLTVCGVDMIPSDRGPLVLEVNSSPGLEGIEKATKKDIASEIIQYIERQYEAKRAQMPKVVKKKKKRESKL; from the coding sequence GTGAAAATTGCCGTATTATCGACAGTAAAGAGTTTATACTCTACTCGTCGTCTCGTAGAAGCCGCACAACAAAGAGGACACGAATGTGTTGTCATTGATCACAGCAAGTGTTATGTCGGTATTCAGCAAGGTAAACCAAGTATCCATTACAAAGGTCAGGATCTGAGTGATATTGACGCCATTATTCCCCGAATAGGCGCATCGGTAACATTCTATGGATCTGCCATCGTTAGACAATTTGAGGTCATGGATGTCATTTCTGCGAATCCCAGTCAAGCCATTACGCGATCGCGAGACAAATTAAGGTGTCTACAAATTTTATCCGGTGCTGGTATCGGCCTACCTATTACAGGGTTTGCACGTACGGCTTCCGATGTAGACGATCTTATCAATATGGTTGGCGGAGCCCCATTGGTCATTAAATTATTGGAAGGAACTCAAGGCATCGGTGTAGTACTTGCCGAAACTAAAAAAGCGGCCTCTTCTGTTATTGAAGCGTTCTACGGCCTGGGTAACAACATCCTGATCCAAGAGTTTATTAAAGAATCAAAAGGCTCGGATATCCGGGCTTTTGTGGTTGACGGCAAAGTTGTTGGCGCGATGAAACGTACTGCCAAAGAGGGTGAGTTTAGGTCAAATATCCATCGGGGTGGCACTGCCCAGATTATTCGATTAAATAAAGCCGAAAGAGAGACAGCAATCGCTGCTGCCGCGCAATTAGGACTAACGGTTTGCGGTGTGGATATGATTCCTTCTGACAGGGGCCCTCTGGTATTGGAAGTAAACTCATCTCCAGGTTTGGAAGGCATCGAGAAAGCGACAAAAAAAGATATTGCCTCAGAAATTATACAATACATTGAGCGACAATATGAAGCAAAAAGGGCTCAGATGCCTAAAGTCGTTAAGAAAAAGAAGAAAAGAGAAAGTAAATTGTAA
- a CDS encoding DUF3060 domain-containing protein, producing MVNQQGKVISIEGVNNNRTIEAKGGEIVRIEGADNKVVIRGNVSKLIIEGKGNTVTGNDITTVTIEGADNMVNIGSVETVQIEGVKNHVHYKSTKNKTGQVKVSTEGADNMVMKVK from the coding sequence GTGGTTAATCAGCAGGGAAAAGTTATCTCAATTGAAGGGGTGAACAATAATCGTACGATAGAGGCCAAAGGAGGGGAGATTGTACGAATAGAAGGAGCCGACAATAAAGTGGTGATCCGTGGCAATGTGAGTAAATTGATTATTGAGGGGAAGGGGAATACTGTAACAGGGAATGACATCACAACGGTGACCATAGAGGGGGCAGACAATATGGTTAATATTGGTTCAGTAGAGACTGTTCAAATTGAGGGAGTCAAAAACCATGTCCATTATAAGTCTACGAAGAACAAAACTGGACAAGTAAAAGTGTCTACTGAAGGCGCGGATAATATGGTTATGAAAGTGAAATAG
- the rplT gene encoding 50S ribosomal protein L20, with amino-acid sequence MPRSVNAVASRRRRKKILGLAKGYFGSRSKVYTIAKNTVEKGLQYAYRDRKTKKREFRALWIQRINAGARQHGISYSQLIGKLNAKNIGLNRKVLADLALNNPEAFKAVVDAVK; translated from the coding sequence ATGCCACGTTCGGTTAACGCAGTAGCTTCTAGAAGAAGACGCAAAAAAATCCTAGGCCTTGCAAAAGGTTACTTTGGATCACGTAGCAAAGTTTATACTATTGCTAAAAATACAGTAGAAAAAGGTTTACAATACGCTTACCGCGATCGTAAAACCAAAAAACGCGAGTTTAGAGCTTTATGGATTCAACGTATCAACGCTGGAGCTCGTCAACACGGAATTTCTTATTCCCAATTGATCGGTAAATTAAACGCTAAAAACATTGGTTTGAACCGTAAGGTTTTAGCTGACTTAGCTTTAAATAACCCAGAAGCTTTCAAAGCAGTTGTAGACGCAGTAAAATAG
- the rpmI gene encoding 50S ribosomal protein L35, producing MPKVKTNSSAKKRFKLTGTGKIARKNAFKSHILTKKSTKRKRNLTQTSYVSDGDMGNVKRMLAIGK from the coding sequence ATGCCAAAAGTTAAAACCAATTCCAGCGCAAAGAAACGTTTCAAATTGACTGGAACAGGTAAAATTGCAAGAAAAAACGCTTTCAAAAGCCACATCTTGACAAAAAAGAGCACAAAACGTAAACGTAACTTAACACAAACAAGTTATGTATCTGATGGCGATATGGGCAACGTAAAACGTATGCTTGCTATCGGTAAATAA
- the infC gene encoding translation initiation factor IF-3: MALKRPGGPRPPMRKKEPDHRINELIKVPEVRLVGDNVEQGVFPTRKALELADELELDLVEISPNAVPPVCKIIDYSKFVYEQKKKQKEIKANAKQTVIKEIRFGPNSGEHDFEFKLKHAIKFLESGEKVRAYVHFKGRAIVHKDQGEILLLRFAQALEDYGKVELLPKLEGKRMFLTVAPKAPKK, translated from the coding sequence TTGGCATTAAAAAGACCCGGTGGTCCAAGACCACCAATGAGAAAGAAAGAACCAGATCACCGCATTAATGAATTAATAAAGGTACCTGAGGTACGCTTGGTAGGAGATAATGTGGAGCAAGGAGTTTTCCCTACGCGTAAAGCGTTAGAGTTGGCTGATGAGTTGGAACTTGATTTAGTGGAGATTTCGCCAAATGCTGTACCGCCGGTTTGTAAGATTATCGACTACAGTAAGTTTGTTTACGAACAGAAGAAGAAACAAAAGGAAATCAAAGCTAATGCAAAACAGACTGTTATTAAAGAAATACGTTTCGGACCTAACTCTGGTGAGCATGATTTTGAGTTCAAATTGAAGCATGCGATTAAGTTTCTAGAAAGTGGAGAGAAAGTTCGTGCTTATGTACACTTTAAAGGTCGTGCTATTGTACACAAAGATCAAGGTGAGATTTTGTTGTTACGCTTTGCTCAGGCTTTAGAAGATTACGGTAAAGTAGAACTTTTACCGAAATTAGAAGGTAAACGTATGTTTTTGACAGTAGCTCCAAAGGCTCCTAAAAAATAA